One genomic region from Capra hircus breed San Clemente chromosome 6, ASM170441v1, whole genome shotgun sequence encodes:
- the CPLX1 gene encoding complexin-1 — MEFVMKQALGGATKDMGKMLGGDEEKDPDAAKKEEERREALRQEEEERKAKYAKMEAEREAVRQGIRDKYGIKKKEEREAEAQAALEANSEGSLTRPKKAIPPGCGDAAEEEDESILDTVIKYLPGPLQDIFKK, encoded by the exons GGGCCACCAAGGACATGGGCAAGATGCTCGGGGGCGACGAGGAGAAGGACCCTGACGCCGCCAAGAAGGAGGAGGAGCGGCGGGAGGCGCTgcgccaggaggaggaggagcgcaAGGCCAAGTACGCCAAGATGGAGGCGGAGCGCGAGGCCGTGCGGCAGGGCATCCGCGACAAG TACGGCATCAAGAAGAAGGAGGAGCGCGAGGCCGAGGCCCAGGCCGCCCTGGAGGCCAACTCGGAGGGCAGCCTGACGAGGCCCAAGAAGGCCATCCCGCCGGGCTGCGGGGACGCggcggaggaggaggacgagAGCATCCTGGACACGGTCATCAAGTACCTGCCTGGGCCGCTGCAGGACATTTTCAAGAAGTAG